In a single window of the Cyanobacteriota bacterium genome:
- a CDS encoding ribbon-helix-helix domain-containing protein, with product MLTAPRTSTTEMEVTSIRLERELKEKLKELAGNQGYQALIRDVLWNYVHQKLGNFQPHVSRSDIRAVVNATAQREEYCVLTNQVIHPQEPMLLGWSVNGQILPLHPSAYAAAE from the coding sequence ATGTTAACAGCACCGCGCACTTCTACGACTGAAATGGAGGTCACCAGTATTCGCCTAGAACGAGAGTTAAAGGAGAAACTGAAGGAGTTAGCGGGCAACCAGGGATACCAAGCATTGATTCGAGATGTTCTGTGGAACTATGTCCATCAAAAGTTGGGCAATTTTCAACCCCATGTGAGCCGATCGGACATTCGAGCTGTGGTGAATGCAACGGCTCAGCGAGAAGAGTATTGCGTACTGACCAATCAAGTGATTCATCCCCAGGAACCCATGTTGTTGGGCTGGAGTGTTAATGGACAGATTCTGCCTCTGCATCCCTCGGCATATGCAGCGGCTGAGTAG